A window of Geothrix edaphica genomic DNA:
CAGGCAGTGGTCGAAGCCCTCCACCTGCACCACGCAGACCCGGCAGCTGCCCTCGAGGCTGAGCTCAGGGTGGTAGCAGAGGCGGGGGATGTGGATGCCGAGCGTTTCCGCCGCGTCCATGACCGTGGTGCCGGCCGGGACGAGGATGGGCTCGCCGTCGATCTTGAGGCTGATCATCTGGGACATGGCGCGCTCCTACACCCGATCAATGGCGGCGAACTTGCAGACATCGAAGCAATTGCCGCACTTGATGCAGGCGGCCTGATCGATCCCATGGGCCTCCTTGCGGGCGCCGGAGATGCACTCCACGGGGCAGTTCCGGGCGCAGATGGTGCAGCCGATGCACTTCTCCGGATTGATCTCGTAGCGGATCAGGGCCACGCACTTCTTCGCGGGGCAGTGCTTGTCCTGGATGTGGGCCAGGAACTCCTCCCGGAAGTGCTTGAGGCTGGAGAGCACGGGGTTCGGCGCGGCGCGGCCCAGGCCGCAGAGGCTGGTGCGCTGGCAGAGGCGGGACAGGCGCTCGAGCTTGTCCAGGTCGGCCAGCTCTCCCTTGCCCAGGGTGATGCGCTCCAGGATCTCGAGGATGCGCGTGGTGCCCTCCCGGCAGGGCGTGCACTTCCCGCAGCTCTCCTCCTGGCTGAAGGCCATGTAGAACTTCGCGATGTCGACCATGCAGTCGTCCTCGCTCAGGACGATCATGCCGCCGGAGCCCATGATGGAGCCGGCCTTCTGCAGCGGCTCGAAGTCCACCTCCATGCCCTGCATGGCCGCGGGGATGAAGCCGCCCGCGGGGCCGCCGGTCTGGATGGCCTTGAGCTGCCTGCCGCCGGAGACGCCGCCGCCGATGTCGTTCACCACGCGGGAGAGCGTGGTGCCCAGGGGCACTTCCACCAGGCCCGTGTGCCGCACCTTGCCCGCCAGGGCGAAGACCTTGGTCCCGCCGCTCTTCGGGGTGCCGATGCGGGAATACCAGTCGCCGCCGTAGCGCAGGATGGCGGAGACATTGGCGAAGGTCTCCACATTGTTGATCACCGTGGGGTGGCCCCACAGGCCGCGATCCGTGGGGTAGGGCGGGCGCACCTTCGGCTGGCCGCGCTCGCCTTCGATGGAGCGGATGAGGGCCGTCTCCTCGCCGCAGACGAAGGCGCCTGCGCCGAGCCGGATCTCCAGGTCGAAGTCGAAGCCGGAGCCCATGATGTCCCTGCCGAGCAGCCCCTGGGCCCGGCAGGCGGCGATGGCCTGCTCGATGCGCTTGATGGCCAGCGGGTACTCGGCCCGGATGTAGAAGAACCCCTTCTGCGCGCCGATGGCGAAGCCGCCGATGATCATGCCCTCGACGATGTTGAAGGGGTCGCTCTCGAGCATGGAGCGGTCCATGAAGGCGCCCGGGTCGCCCTCGTCGCCGTTGCAGATGATGAAGCGGGTGGTGTCGGCCTGCTGGCGCGCCAGGGTCCACTTGGTGGCCGTCAGGAAGCCGCCGCCGCCGCGGCCTCGGAGCCGGGCCTTGGTCAGTTCGGAGATCACCCAGTCGGGCTCGCGGCGTTCCAGGGTGGTGGCCAGGGCCTTGAAGCCGTCGAAGCCGAGGTATTCGTCGAGGTTCTCGGGATCGACGACGCCCGCATTCCGCAGGGCGATTCGGCTCTGGCGGTTGAAGAACGCCACATCCCCATAGCGCTCCAGGAACTCCAGGGCGATGGGCTCCTCCTGCACCCGCAGGCGGGCGACCACCTGGCCTTGGAGGACGTGCTCCTGGAGGATGTCCTCCAGATCAGCTTCCGAGGTCACGCGATAGAGGATCTTCTCGGGGCGGGCCAGGAGGTAGGTGGCGGCGGAGCCCGCTAGCCCGCAGGCCCCGAAGCAGCTGGTGGTCGCCACGCCCACCCGGTGAGGCTCGACGCCGTGTTCCTCGAGCAGCTCCAGGAACCGGGCGCGGAGGTCCACGCCGCCCTTCTGGCAGCGGTCCCCTTCGCAGAACAGGAACTCGCGCTCGGGCAGCGCCTCACCGTCATGATCCAGCACGTGCTTCATCACCGGCACGCCGCCCTGGATGTGCTCGGTGAAGATGCGGTGGACCAGGTCGCGGTCCACCCGCTCGTACTTGACGGGCAGCTGGCCGGGCAGGCGCACGCCGAGGATGGGCTCGCGCGAGCAGCGGCCCGTGCAGCCGGTGCGGTGGATGACGATGTCCTTCCGCCCGGAGGCCCGGATGTGCCGGATGAACTCCTCGGCCACCGCCTGTGATCCCGCCGCGTGCTCGCAGGTGGCGGACCCGACCTGGATGAGGATCCGGTTCTCCAGGTCCCTGTCGGCCAGGGTCCGGACGGCACGGTCCGCCAGGGACCGGTAGAAGTCGCTCACGGGAAGAGGCATGAACTCTCCTGCCACCCGCTGGGGACGGGTGGATTCAAAGATGTGGAGGACGGCGGAGAGGAGGGACCCAGCACCGCGGACCGGCCATCAGCTGCACAGGGAGTCTGCTCATTGATGACCTATAGATCAGTGATGGAAGTCACATCCGGCTAAATCTTTACACTCTGTTCTGAGGCGGCCTCCAGGGCCCCTGCCGATCTGCCTTCCCAGGGCGCGGAGGCGGGTCTCCAGGCAGCCCTGGCAGGCCGCGGCCGTCTCGCCCACGCAGGCCTTGCCGGGGTAGATCTCGTAGCGGACGCGATAGCCCACGGGCGTCACATTGGGCATCAGCACGTTGGCCCCGCGCCTCAGCGCCAGCTCGCGCCCCTGAGCGCGGTCGAGGGTGGCGAGGGCGGTGGTGCCGGGGATGTTGGCCTCGGGGCAGAGCCGGCGCGTCAGGGCCACGGCCTTGAGGGTGGTGAGCTCGTCGTTGGGGACCTGATCCCGCAGAGCCAGGTAGGACGGGGCATCCGGCCCGCCCATGGGCGTCCGGGGGCTGGGCAGGAAGGGGCCGATCCCGAGCATGTCCATGTCGAATTCGCGGAAGCGGAGCAGGTCGGCGGCGAGGATGTCCCAGGTCTGGCCCGGAATGCCCACCATCACGCCGGTGCCGATCTCGTAGCCCATGTCCCGCATGCGGCGGAGCTGGGCCAGGCGGTCGCTGGGCCGGCCCGGCAGGTCCGGATGGATGAGGTGGTACAGCTCCGGGTCGCCGGTCTCGAAGCGCAGCAGGTAGCGATCCGCGCCCGCGGCCCTCCAGGCGGCCAGGTCCCCGTCGCTCCGCTCCCCCAGGGAAAGCGTGACGGCCAGGGGCGTGTCGGCCTTGATGGCCCGCACCGCCTCTGCGATGAGGGCCCGGTCGAGGCCCGGGTCCTCTCCGGCCTGGATGACCACGCTGCCGTAGCCGAGGCGGTGGGCCTCCCGGGCCGCGTCGAGGATCTCCTCCCCCGTCATGCGGTAGCGGTCCAGGCCCCGGGCGGGGGCCCGCAGCCCGCAGTAGTGGCATGCACGCACGCAGAAGCTGGAGGCTTCGATGAGGCCGCGCAGGTGGACCTCGTCGCCGACCCGGGCCCGGCGCACCGCATCCGCCTCGGCCCAGAGGCGCTCGAGGGCGGCGGGGTCCTCTTCCCGGAGCCAGGCCTTCACGCGGCCCTGGTCGAGGTCAGCCATGCAGGGCCTCCAGGGCTTCCGGGAAGGGGCGCAGCGCGCGGTCGAGGATGCCCTTGGCGCAGGCGATGGCCAGCCCGTAGTTGGTGATGGGAACCCCGGCCTCCTCGCAGCGCTGGATGCGGGACAGCATCTCGCGGCGGTTGCCCATGCAGTTGCCGCAGTGCACCACCAGGGCGTAGCGCGCGAGATCCATGGGAAAGTCCCGCCCCTGGATGTGCTCGAAGCGCAGCGGCGCTCCCACCCGGGCCTCGAGCCAGCGGGGGAGCTTCACGCGGCCGATGTCCTCGTCACCGGGGTGATGGGTGCAACCTTCGGCCACCAGGACGCGGTCGCCGCCGCGGAGGCGGTCGATGGCGGCGGTGCCGCGCACCTGGGCCCGCAGGTCGCCATGGAAGCGGCTCAGCAGGATGCTGAAGGAGGTGAGGGGAACCTCGGCGGGGACCTGCGCAGCGACGCCCTGGAAGGCCTGGGAGTCGGTGATGACCAGGGCCGGGGGGCGCTTCAGCCCCTCCAGCGCCGCCGGCAGCTCGCGCTCCTGCACCACCAGGGCCAGACTGTGGCCGTCCAGCAGGTCGCGGATGGCCATGACCTGGGGCAGGATGAGGCGTCCCTTCGGGGCCTCCGAATCGATGGGCATCACCAGGATCGCCACCTGGCCCGGGGGCACCAGGTCCGCGAGCAGCTGGCGGGAGTCGAGGAATCCGCCGGGCGCAGCCCGGA
This region includes:
- a CDS encoding NADH-ubiquinone oxidoreductase-F iron-sulfur binding region domain-containing protein, encoding MPLPVSDFYRSLADRAVRTLADRDLENRILIQVGSATCEHAAGSQAVAEEFIRHIRASGRKDIVIHRTGCTGRCSREPILGVRLPGQLPVKYERVDRDLVHRIFTEHIQGGVPVMKHVLDHDGEALPEREFLFCEGDRCQKGGVDLRARFLELLEEHGVEPHRVGVATTSCFGACGLAGSAATYLLARPEKILYRVTSEADLEDILQEHVLQGQVVARLRVQEEPIALEFLERYGDVAFFNRQSRIALRNAGVVDPENLDEYLGFDGFKALATTLERREPDWVISELTKARLRGRGGGGFLTATKWTLARQQADTTRFIICNGDEGDPGAFMDRSMLESDPFNIVEGMIIGGFAIGAQKGFFYIRAEYPLAIKRIEQAIAACRAQGLLGRDIMGSGFDFDLEIRLGAGAFVCGEETALIRSIEGERGQPKVRPPYPTDRGLWGHPTVINNVETFANVSAILRYGGDWYSRIGTPKSGGTKVFALAGKVRHTGLVEVPLGTTLSRVVNDIGGGVSGGRQLKAIQTGGPAGGFIPAAMQGMEVDFEPLQKAGSIMGSGGMIVLSEDDCMVDIAKFYMAFSQEESCGKCTPCREGTTRILEILERITLGKGELADLDKLERLSRLCQRTSLCGLGRAAPNPVLSSLKHFREEFLAHIQDKHCPAKKCVALIRYEINPEKCIGCTICARNCPVECISGARKEAHGIDQAACIKCGNCFDVCKFAAIDRV
- the hydE gene encoding [FeFe] hydrogenase H-cluster radical SAM maturase HydE — translated: MADLDQGRVKAWLREEDPAALERLWAEADAVRRARVGDEVHLRGLIEASSFCVRACHYCGLRAPARGLDRYRMTGEEILDAAREAHRLGYGSVVIQAGEDPGLDRALIAEAVRAIKADTPLAVTLSLGERSDGDLAAWRAAGADRYLLRFETGDPELYHLIHPDLPGRPSDRLAQLRRMRDMGYEIGTGVMVGIPGQTWDILAADLLRFREFDMDMLGIGPFLPSPRTPMGGPDAPSYLALRDQVPNDELTTLKAVALTRRLCPEANIPGTTALATLDRAQGRELALRRGANVLMPNVTPVGYRVRYEIYPGKACVGETAAACQGCLETRLRALGRQIGRGPGGRLRTECKDLAGCDFHH
- the hydF gene encoding [FeFe] hydrogenase H-cluster maturation GTPase HydF, with the protein product MQPTPRTLRLHIGLFGRRNVGKSSLLNALTRQQVSLVSEQAGTTTDPVEKPMELLPLGPVLFVDTAGLDDEGALGGQRMARTRAVLERVDLALLVAEAGAWGPFEDALLAELKQRDIPTVGVLNKADLAAPLDSGRARIEALGTPCVPVSARSGEGLPELKEALLRAAPGGFLDSRQLLADLVPPGQVAILVMPIDSEAPKGRLILPQVMAIRDLLDGHSLALVVQERELPAALEGLKRPPALVITDSQAFQGVAAQVPAEVPLTSFSILLSRFHGDLRAQVRGTAAIDRLRGGDRVLVAEGCTHHPGDEDIGRVKLPRWLEARVGAPLRFEHIQGRDFPMDLARYALVVHCGNCMGNRREMLSRIQRCEEAGVPITNYGLAIACAKGILDRALRPFPEALEALHG